The following coding sequences lie in one Candidatus Thermoplasmatota archaeon genomic window:
- the rpsJ gene encoding 30S ribosomal protein S10, translating to MTAQKARISLTSTEAKKLEEVCSQIKMIAERTGVALKGPVPLPTKRLRVPCRKSPDGEGTETYDHWEMRVHKRLIDLDASDRALRQLMRIQVPDGVHIEIVLKS from the coding sequence ATGACCGCGCAAAAAGCACGAATCTCACTGACGAGCACTGAAGCAAAAAAACTCGAAGAAGTATGCAGTCAAATTAAAATGATCGCAGAAAGAACCGGCGTTGCACTCAAGGGACCAGTACCCCTACCAACCAAACGCCTTCGCGTACCCTGCCGGAAATCACCTGATGGAGAAGGAACTGAGACCTATGACCACTGGGAGATGCGCGTCCATAAACGACTCATCGATCTTGATGCTAGTGACCGTGCTCTCAGACAACTCATGCGCATTCAAGTTCCTGATGGTGTGCATATTGAAATTGTGCTGAAATCATAA